From the Acidobacteriota bacterium genome, one window contains:
- the rplK gene encoding 50S ribosomal protein L11 has translation MAKKVTAMIKLQVPAGKANPAPPIGTALGPQGVNIMEFCKQFNAKTSTLGDIKIPVVITVYADRSFTFITKTPPAADLIKKAIKLEKGSGKPNREKIGSITRAQLEEIAKLKLPDLNTTNLEAAIRTIEGTAKSLGLDIK, from the coding sequence ATGGCAAAAAAAGTTACAGCAATGATTAAGCTTCAGGTTCCCGCTGGAAAGGCGAACCCAGCTCCTCCGATTGGAACGGCTCTGGGTCCGCAAGGCGTGAACATTATGGAGTTCTGCAAACAGTTCAACGCAAAGACCTCAACTTTGGGAGATATCAAGATCCCCGTCGTTATTACGGTTTATGCGGATCGTTCATTCACCTTCATTACCAAGACCCCGCCGGCTGCCGACTTAATCAAAAAGGCAATCAAGCTGGAAAAAGGGTCTGGCAAGCCAAATCGCGAAAAGATCGGTTCAATCACTCGCGCTCAGCTCGAAGAAATCGCGAAGTTGAAATTGCCCGATCTGAACACAACTAATCTTGAGGCCGCTATTCGCACCATTGAAGGCACAGCAAAAAGCCTGGGCCTCGACATCAAATAA
- a CDS encoding 50S ribosomal protein L1, with protein MAGKKFKAALAQVEIGKLYLLSDAIALCKKIKPAKFDETVEVTMVLGVDPRKADQMVRGTIVLPHGLGKSKKVAVIAGSPEKQREAQEAGADEVGGDDLVEKIKGGYLDFDALIATPDMMRSVGTLGKILGPRGLMPNPKTGTVTLEVANAVNETKAGKVEFRVDKTGVIHVPVGKVSFAAEKITENAKSLIDAVLKAKPATAKGKYVKKVNVASTMGPGILVDPTSIGA; from the coding sequence ATGGCAGGAAAAAAGTTTAAGGCTGCACTCGCCCAAGTTGAGATAGGTAAACTCTACCTACTGTCCGACGCCATCGCGCTTTGCAAAAAAATCAAACCGGCAAAGTTTGACGAAACGGTTGAAGTGACAATGGTTTTGGGTGTTGACCCACGCAAAGCGGACCAGATGGTACGTGGTACCATCGTGCTTCCGCACGGGCTCGGCAAATCCAAGAAAGTCGCCGTCATAGCCGGTTCGCCGGAAAAACAGCGCGAGGCACAGGAAGCCGGCGCCGATGAAGTGGGTGGCGATGATTTAGTCGAAAAGATCAAAGGTGGATATCTGGATTTTGATGCGTTGATTGCAACGCCGGACATGATGCGATCGGTTGGTACGCTGGGTAAGATTCTCGGCCCGCGCGGTTTGATGCCGAATCCGAAGACCGGAACGGTGACCTTGGAAGTCGCCAATGCCGTTAATGAAACCAAAGCAGGTAAAGTGGAATTCCGCGTTGACAAAACCGGAGTGATCCACGTTCCGGTCGGCAAAGTTTCGTTTGCCGCCGAAAAGATCACTGAAAACGCGAAATCGCTGATTGACGCGGTGCTAAAAGCTAAGCCGGCGACAGCAAAAGGCAAATACGTCAAGAAGGTAAATGTTGCTTCGACAATGGGTCCCGGCATTCTGGTTGATCCGACCTCCATCGGAGCGTAA
- the rplJ gene encoding 50S ribosomal protein L10 — protein sequence MKTREQKEQNLAALKEEFSNTGHALMVSFQGLTVEKDGELRRALEAAQLNYRVIKNTIGRLAVENTPLDSLKDHFKGMTALAYSPSDPVGLAKVLSKFAKENAQLTFKAGVVDGRAINVKDIDALASLPSKEELVSKLMFLLNAPAQRLATVINAVPRNLAVVVKQIADKKEAA from the coding sequence ATGAAAACGAGAGAGCAAAAAGAACAAAACCTCGCGGCACTCAAAGAAGAGTTTAGCAATACCGGTCATGCTTTGATGGTCAGCTTTCAGGGGTTGACGGTTGAAAAAGATGGCGAATTGCGCCGCGCGCTGGAAGCCGCCCAGTTGAATTACCGGGTTATCAAAAACACGATTGGCCGTTTGGCAGTTGAGAACACACCGCTTGATTCCCTGAAGGACCATTTCAAGGGAATGACCGCGCTGGCCTATAGCCCGAGCGATCCTGTCGGTTTGGCCAAAGTGCTGAGCAAATTTGCCAAGGAAAATGCGCAACTCACGTTCAAGGCGGGAGTTGTTGATGGTCGCGCCATCAATGTGAAGGACATTGACGCGTTGGCTTCCCTGCCGTCGAAAGAAGAGTTGGTCAGCAAGTTGATGTTCTTGCTGAATGCTCCTGCGCAGCGTTTGGCAACAGTTATCAATGCCGTTCCGCGTAATCTGGCTGTCGTCGTGAAACAGATCGCCGACAAAAAGGAAGCGGCGTAA
- the rplL gene encoding 50S ribosomal protein L7/L12, producing the protein MADINGIVEQVAGLTLLEASELVKALEEKFGVSAAAAAVAAAPAAAGAAAAAPAEEKDSFEVVLTGAGANKINVIKVVRELTGLGLKEAKELVDGAPKTVKDGVNKEEAEKMKKSLTDAGASVELK; encoded by the coding sequence ATGGCTGATATCAATGGCATTGTTGAACAAGTTGCGGGTCTGACCTTACTCGAAGCCTCTGAGTTGGTGAAGGCTCTGGAAGAGAAATTCGGTGTTTCCGCTGCCGCTGCTGCTGTTGCCGCTGCTCCTGCTGCCGCTGGTGCCGCTGCCGCTGCTCCTGCAGAAGAAAAAGACTCCTTTGAAGTAGTTCTGACTGGTGCTGGCGCGAACAAGATCAACGTGATCAAAGTCGTTCGCGAATTGACCGGCCTCGGATTGAAAGAAGCCAAGGAATTGGTTGATGGCGCTCCGAAGACCGTCAAAGATGGTGTCAACAAGGAAGAAGCCGAGAAAATGAAGAAGTCGTTGACCGATGCGGGCGCTTCGGTTGAATTGAAATAA